In a single window of the Necator americanus strain Aroian chromosome X, whole genome shotgun sequence genome:
- a CDS encoding hypothetical protein (NECATOR_CHRX.G24816.T1) — protein MTSVFYDEIKNRLPVRRPWISFEAVRNTEVIAKIPTLVTAELLVTFKRDATAAIEEVTDSTCTISNTIAQGCYHCTQGAVSNVTCTSTKQATRAAIRCDDKHFTVPCSPEGTTSQIRFTHTQARLKLKCTVSFGTRERSFEISRILRWVRTIYGTVKRIIDGESIVHDEIVLSDIAHIADTIFSGYKSSLHYPLLLRSPLTTHSSGHAGFEYLWPSVACRKGR, from the coding sequence ATGACCTCGGTGTTTTACGACGAAATCAAGAACCGACTGCCTGTTCGCCGACCATGGATCTCGTTCGAAGCAGTTCGCAACACTGAGGTAATCGCAAAAATCCCTACACTGGTCACCGCCGAGCTCTTGGTGACATTCAAAAGGGATGCCACTGCGGCAATCGAGGAGGTAACAGATTCAACTTGCACGATTTCCAACACAATAGCTCAAGGATGCTACCACTGCACCCAAGGAGCAGTTTCGAATGTGACTTGCACAAGTACCAAGCAAGCAACGAGAGCCGCCATTCGCTGTGACGACAAACATTTCACGGTTCCATGTTCTCCCGAAGGAACCACGTCACAAATCAGGTTCACTCACACGCAAGCCCGACTGAAGCTGAAATGCACGGTTTCGTTTGGCACCAGAGAAAGAAGCTTTGAGATCTCTCGAATCCTGCGATGGGTCCGCACGATCTACGGGACAGTGAAGAGAATCATCGACGGAGAAAGCATTGTCCACGACGAAATTGTGCTTTCGGATATAGCCCACATAGCTGACACAATCTTCTCAGGATATAAGTCATCGCTGCACTATCCTTTGCTGCTGCGATCTCCATTGACTACGCATTCTTCTGGACATGCAGGATTCGAGTATTTGTGGCCATCTGTCGCATGTCGCAAAGGGCGATGA
- a CDS encoding hypothetical protein (NECATOR_CHRX.G24815.T1) — MRDMLIRFRVGHIAMIADVEKAFLQVHLNVEDRDATRCLWVRDPLQPPEGLNIVTYRFTRVTFGLNCSPFLLAGTIKYHLQGYTKHAKLAKELHDNVYVDNVIFTASNTEEALKKYKESKAIFTEMNMNLRGYLFNDDEVNDAIPPQDKSWQLVTKVFGIMWNSPEDTVVIEGRFGAKSAVTKRTISEQIASIYDPMGWLTPLLVEGKLFLQFLWKSGYDWDTKLLSEHEQEWIATVAQVNGYKRVFEISPLHSHVKLRCLC; from the coding sequence ATGCGAGACATGCTCATCCGATTCAGAGTCGGACATATCGCAATGATCGCGGATGTGGAGAAGGCCTTTTTACAAGTCCATCTTAACGTAGAGGACAGGGACGCCACACGCTGTTTGTGGGTCCGAGACCCCTTGCAGCCGCCGGAAGGGTTGAACATTGTAACGTATCGTTTCACACGTGTCACCTTTGGATTGAATTGTTCGCCGTTCTTGCTGGCCGGAACAATCAAATACCATCTACAAGGATACACAAAGCATGCGAAACTGGCAAAAGAACTCCATGACAATGTGTATGTCGACAACGTGATTTTCACTGCGTCCAACACTGAAGAAGCATTGAAGAAATATAAAGAATCCAAAGCGATATTTACCGAGATGAACATGAATCTTCGCGGATACCTGTTCAATGACGACGAGGTCAACGACGCCATCCCACCACAAGACAAAAGCTGGCAACTTGTTACGAAAGTCTTTGGAATAATGTGGAATTCGCCAGAGGATACAGTCGTAATCGAAGGACGGTTTGGTGCGAAATCAGCAGTCACAAAGAGGACAATCTCGGAACAAATCGCCTCGATTTATGATCCTATGGGCTGGTTAACCCCACTTCTGGTGGAAGGAAAACTGTTCTTGCAGTTCCTGTGGAAGTCGGGCTACGACTGGGACACCAAACTCTTGAGCGAGCATGAGCAAGAATGGATTGCAACAGTCGCTCAAGTGAATGGCTACAAGCGAGTATTTGAGATTTCACCGCTCCACTCACACGTCAAGCTCCGTTGTCTTTGCTGA
- a CDS encoding hypothetical protein (NECATOR_CHRX.G24813.T1): protein MLERRMQDLQQECRHISNEYHTFGEQRPKENECGVTSLQIFDGRGKPHWFKVARIEYLTESLQQSKLTNEDKGGASTSLLGCNDAFSLIDDKDREMKTLPSGLRLIPSLLGYLVNGGIHEHNQESAVTALSSTTTNEDAKWAEFLALQSSGIQEFAGTKAQEQEQVNKMVRNSFESTIERHNDGYHVRLPWKEDAHLLPDNKPIAFKRLCSNLVKLRTTPDILQQYQKAFLDQIHKGIIEKVDAQQPANGNIVHYLSLQAMITPMKEFTKLRVVFDTSAHFKIRPKRH from the exons ATGCTCGAAAGGCGCATGCAGGATTTGCAACAAG AATGTCGACACATTTCGAATGAATATCATACATTCGGAGAACAACGGCCAAAGGAAAATGAGTGCGGAGTGACTTCTCTGCAAATCTTCGATGGCCGTGGGAAGCCTCACTGGTTCAAGGTCGCTCGCATTGAGTACCTGACGGAAAGTCTCCAGCAGAGCAAGCTCACCAACGAAGACAAAGG AGGTGCGTCCACAAGTCTGCTCGGATGCAACGATGCGTTTTCTCTTATCGACGACAAGGATCGGGAAATGAAAACGTTGCCTTCAGGACTACGACTAATCCCCTCACTGCTGGGATATCTCGTCAATGGGGGAATTCATGAACACAATCAAGAAAGCGCAGTAACTGCCCTTTCGTCAACGACAACAAATGAAGATGCGAAATGGGCAGAATTTCTCGCGCTACAGTCCTCTGGAATTCAGGAGTTTGCCGGTACCAAGGCTCAGGAGCAAGAGCAAGTCAACAAGATGGTACGGAATAGTTTCGAATCCACAATCGAGCGCCATAACGATGGATACCATGTCCGACTACCGTGGAAAGAAGACGCACACTTGTTACCGGACAACAAGCCCATAGCATTCAAACGCCTTTGCTCCAATCTTGTCAAGCTTCGAACTACGCCGGACATACTGCAGCAGTATCAAAAGGCTTTTCTAGACCAAATCCACAAAGGTATTATTGAGAAAGTAGATGCTCAGCAGCCTGCCAATGGAAACATCGTCCACTACCTCAGTCTCCAAGCTATGATTACGCCGATGAAGGAGTTCACCAAGTTGAGAGTTGTGTTCGACACCTCAGCACATTTCAAGATCAGGCCAAAGCGTCATTGA
- a CDS encoding hypothetical protein (NECATOR_CHRX.G24814.T1), whose protein sequence is MKTLPSGLRLIPSLLGYLVNGGIHEHNQESAVTALSSTTTNEDAKWAEFLALQSSGIQEFAGTKAQEQEQVNKMVRNSFESTIERHNDGYHVRLPWKEDAHLLPDNKPIAFKRLCSNLVKLRTTPDILQQYQKAFLDQIHKGIIEKVDAQQPANGNIVHYLSLQAMITPMKEFTKLRVVFDTSAHFKIRPKRH, encoded by the coding sequence ATGAAAACGTTGCCTTCAGGACTACGACTAATCCCCTCACTGCTGGGATATCTCGTCAATGGGGGAATTCATGAACACAATCAAGAAAGCGCAGTAACTGCCCTTTCGTCAACGACAACAAATGAAGATGCGAAATGGGCAGAATTTCTCGCGCTACAGTCCTCTGGAATTCAGGAGTTTGCCGGTACCAAGGCTCAGGAGCAAGAGCAAGTCAACAAGATGGTACGGAATAGTTTCGAATCCACAATCGAGCGCCATAACGATGGATACCATGTCCGACTACCGTGGAAAGAAGACGCACACTTGTTACCGGACAACAAGCCCATAGCATTCAAACGCCTTTGCTCCAATCTTGTCAAGCTTCGAACTACGCCGGACATACTGCAGCAGTATCAAAAGGCTTTTCTAGACCAAATCCACAAAGGTATTATTGAGAAAGTAGATGCTCAGCAGCCTGCCAATGGAAACATCGTCCACTACCTCAGTCTCCAAGCTATGATTACGCCGATGAAGGAGTTCACCAAGTTGAGAGTTGTGTTCGACACCTCAGCACATTTCAAGATCAGGCCAAAGCGTCATTGA
- a CDS encoding hypothetical protein (NECATOR_CHRX.G24811.T1), with amino-acid sequence MSTSLSTRQGLLTRTTGRLTTVLADVANEVRIQLPADEELRKTYVQDKKLRLMKLKKRIHAASDNVDNALRAYTEAADALDSNTPQLPAVLVDIAMEQILMTVGASVRKETAPVQLAPIPIPKFSGKIWEWESFWNAFDFSVHSRNLGDIHKMNYLMEALQGEA; translated from the coding sequence ATGTCAACGTCGCTCTCCACGAGACAAGGGCTCCTAACGAGGACAACCGGACGTCTAACGACAGTTCTCGCCGACGTCGCCAATGAAGTTCGCATCCAGCTTCCAGCCGACGAAGAGCTCAGGAAGACGTATGTCCAAGACAAGAAGCTGCGACTCATGAAGTTGAAGAAGAGAATCCATGCAGCCAGCGACAATGTCGACAATGCGTTACGAGCCTACACGGAAGCAGCGGATGCCCTCGACAGCAATACGCCTCAACTGCCTGCAGTTCTGGTAGATATAGCCATGGAGCAAATCTTAATGACAGTCGGTGCGTCggtaagaaaagaaacagctcCAGTTCAACTCGCTCCCATACCTATTCCCAAGTTCAGCGGAAAAATTTGGGAATGGGAAAGTTTTTGGAATGCCTTCGATTTCTCGGTCCACTCCAGGAACCTAGGAGACATCCACAAGATGAACTATCTGATGGAAGCACTTCAAGGCGAGGCATGA
- a CDS encoding hypothetical protein (NECATOR_CHRX.G24812.T1), which translates to MAIDHLKKKYGNSQLLLNELTGRLEKCQARSRRIEDQRILQEELSSIINQMTLKGESFENVLLQKQVLSKFNEPIQRHVLRKKQEQEQAWTTSLLLSHVCNNFIDTELEIQRHVDKDD; encoded by the coding sequence ATGGCCATCGAccatttgaagaagaaatacgGCAATTCTCAACTGCTACTAAACGAACTGACTGGAAGACTCGAGAAGTGCCAAGCAAGAAGTCGCCGAATAGAAGATCAGAGGATCCTTCAGGAGGAACTGTCATCGATCATCAACCAGATGACACTCAAAGGAGAATCCTTCGAAAACGTACTACTTCAGAAGCAAGTCTTGTCCAAGTTCAACGAACCAATCCAGCGCCACGttctgaggaaaaaacaagaacaagaacaagCATGGACCACCAGTCTTCTTCTTTCACATGTCTGCAACAATTTCATCGACACCGAATTAGAAATTCAACGCCATGTCGATAAAGATGACTAA